From Caretta caretta isolate rCarCar2 chromosome 14, rCarCar1.hap1, whole genome shotgun sequence, the proteins below share one genomic window:
- the LOC125621111 gene encoding 5-hydroxytryptamine receptor 3A, with translation MWEAFLAILTLPLATGAAPEQLCKYDDVLQYLNISSEKAPALHTIPKENWEEPLKVEVQFILMSILSVTEKLQTVTVYFLVTMKWKNVFVTWNPQDFCNISNLVLPVDTFWSPYIIIYEQVDEEKSLSRPFLSITHNGIVSKTQQQQVTITCSLEMHQFPFDTQTCNMSISSFMNSETDIILLSSQTTEEANKQSQLYHLTNGEWKFMNINIIQHTESLEEEEFAVITYEISMKRRPILYVLNLIFPTCALYLLDMTILFSASSFGDKISFQLSLIIGESVLALILKDILPTSSDDPPIIVMFFIGVFVLMIMGVLETCLLMQLKKKPHHPFLKAMKLLRCREQDRTSSRKLLSKQGDSLTEMAVGQEERRDSNPLGKGNIELPMLTGRINEEGQRIGTQAELQEYESALEKMFFCSHLLLSLLFIIIIIVQWSG, from the exons ATGTGGGAAGCATTCTTAGCTATTCTCACGTTGCCTTTGGCAACAG gtgctgccccagaACAGCTCTGTAAATACGACGACGTTCTTCAGTACCTGAATATCTCCTCTGAAAAGGCACCCGCACTACATACAATACCGAAGGAAAATTGGGAAGAGCCGTTGAAAGTGGAGGTACAATTTATATTGATGTCCATCCTCTCAGTG ACTGAAAAGCTACAAACTGTCACTGTCTATTTCTTAGTGACCAtg AAGTGGAAAAATGTCTTTGTGACTTGGAATCCTCAGGATTTCTGTAACATTTCCAACCTCGTTCTGCCAGTGGATACATTTTGGTCCCCATATATCATCATTTATGAACA AGTGGATGAAGAGAAATCGCTCAGCAGGCCCTTTCTGTCCATCACTCACAACGGCATCGTTAGCAAAACCCAACAGCAACAGGTCACCATAACGTGCAGCTTGGAGATGCACCAGTTTCCATTTGACACCCAAACGTGCAACATGAGCATATCCTCATTTATGAATTCAG AAACAGACATTATACTCCTGTCCAGTCAGACAACAGAAGAGGCGAATAAACAAAGCCAACTTTATCACCTGACCAATGGAGAATGGAAGTTCATGAACATAAACATCATACAACACACAGAGTcattggaggaggaggagtttgcTGTGATCACCTATGAG ATCTCCATGAAAAGACGACCCATTTTATACGTTTTGAACCTTATCTTCCCAACATGTGCTCTCTACTTACTGGATATGACTATTTTGTTCAGTGCCAGCTCTTTTGGGGACAAGATCAGCTTCCAGCTGTCACTCATCATTGGAGAGTCTGTGTTAGCTCTGATTCTTAAGGACATTCTTCCCACTTCTTCTGATGACCCACCCATAATag TGATGTTTTTCATAGGTGTCTTTGTCCTAATGATTATGGGTGTATTGGAGACCTGCCTATTAATGCAGCTGAAGAAGAAACCCCACCACCCATTCCTCAAGGCTATGAAACTGCTGAGATGCCGCGAGCAAGATAGAACATCATCCAGAAAGCTCCTAAGCAAGCAGG GAGATTCGCTGACTGAGATGGCCGTGGGacaagaggagaggagggattcAAACCCACTTGGAAAGGGAAATATAGAACTACCCATGCTTACGGGAAGAATCAATGAGGAAGGGCAGCGAATTGGGACCCAGGCAGAGCTACAGGAGTATGAGTCAGCTCTGGAGAAGATGTTTTTCTGCAGTCATTTGCTTTTATCACTACtgtttatcatcattattattgtaCAATGGAGTGGTTAA